A single region of the Anopheles funestus chromosome X, idAnoFuneDA-416_04, whole genome shotgun sequence genome encodes:
- the LOC125768207 gene encoding uncharacterized protein LOC125768207: protein MSTEDKIMEDDQKLMKEASRQLTSLEGAMGKYLAQAREGNMSQSMAKIKEELLNDLWAEGNRALLRLEAIAGPQPRRETFMEAYAQAKCELKKLMVFEAPPASQFDVTLASAPSRSDHLPRIELPKFNGDPSEWPAFAGRFEKRIAGLTGDAERYAFLVKCFDRCEIARNSCEAFENAGMPFDKAWQKLEERFYKKRVAFLGHFRHITNLPKMTTASSNGLMKIIDVVETSLSAARQIAGESGRKPSVGEDGLLVTIVMSKLDDETITRISRRLDAQTIPTWKELRDELDRLSSLIYYEPRRAAIRPDRDCNSAKVRPARAMLAATVDPGSNRQSTSARTPRVSVATVDRRESIRRCYACDKQGHVGPQCPELQTRSTYERVNYVMGKGKCVNCFSSQHAAAQCPSEKRCQMCSKKHHTMLHMESNDSAK from the coding sequence ATGTCGACGGAGGACAAAATTATGGAGGATGATCAGAAGTTGATGAAAGAAGCGTCTCGCCAGCTAACATCGCTGGAAGGCGcaatgggaaaatatttagCGCAGGCTCGTGAAGGGAACATGTCCCAATCCATGGCCAAGATCAAGGAGGAGCTCCTCAATGATCTATGGGCCGAAGGAAATAGGGCACTGTTACGTTTAGAGGCGATAGCGGGTCCACAGCCGCGACGTGAAACTTTTATGGAAGCTTACGCTCAAGCTAAGTGTGAGCTGAAGAAACTGATGGTGTTTGAAGCCCCACCTGCCTCTCAGTTCGACGTAACGCTTGCTTCAGCTCCCTCTCGTTCGGATCATCTGCCGCGAATTGAACTACCGAAGTTCAACGGTGATCCGTCGGAATGGCCAGCGTTCGCGGGGCGCTTCGAGAAGCGCATTGCAGGCCTTACCGGAGACGCCGAACGGTACGCGTTTTTGGTGAAGTGCTTTGACCGGTGTGAAATCGCTCGAAATAGTTGCGAGGCGTTCGAAAACGCTGGCATGCCTTTTGATAAGGCATGGCAGAAGCTCGAAGAGCGGTTTTATAAAAAACGCGTGGCTTTCCTCGGTCATTTTCGGCACATAACAAACTTGCCCAAGATGACTACGGCGTCATCTAATGGGCTGATGAAAATAATCGACGTGGTTGAAACGTCGCTTTCAGCTGCAAGACAGATTGCAGGCGAATCGGGGCGTAAGCCTAGCGTGGGAGAGGACGGTCTGCTGGTCACTATAGTGATGTCAAAGCTGGACGATGAGACCATCACAAGGATCTCACGCAGGCTGGACGCTCAAACCATTCCTACGTGGAAGGAATTGCGCGATGAGCTCGACAGATTGTCGAGCTTGATCTATTACGAACCGCGTAGGGCCGCAATCCGTCCAGATCGTGATTGTAACAGTGCAAAGGTGCGACCAGCAAGAGCGATGCTTGCTGCCACGGTCGATCCAGGAAGCAACCGACAGTCGACAAGTGCGCGAACCCCGCGAGTGAGTGTTGCTACAGTGGACCGCCGGGAAAGCATTCGACGGTGTTACGCGTGTGACAAACAGGGCCATGTGGGCCCACAGTGTCCCGAACTGCAAACTCGCTCAACGTACGAGCGAGTAAACTACGTAATGGGTAAAGGTAAGTGCGTGAACTGTTTTTCCAGTCAGCACGCCGCTGCGCAATGCCCAAGTGAGAAAAGGTGCCAAATGTGTAGCAAAAAGCACCACACGATGCTACATATGGAAAGTAACGATTCAGCGAAGTGA
- the LOC125768703 gene encoding uncharacterized protein LOC125768703 gives MADPRGRCVTPSRGVQRSCSVPRPRFVPPSSGGGGAFPAMADPRGRCVTPSRGVQRSCSVFPASHSSSTTTSSVHSLDNYVLLATVAVLIEDGMGKWQRIRCLLDSGCQIQAITATAAKRLKLTLLPGRLTLMGISGKLPVSNQVRTKVMAINGSYRFSSNFYVIPELSTQPIRSIKKDELKLPAGKLLADESFCNPGPIDAILGAGICFDSIGVGFQRLPNGLILQNSKFGWVIGGMLRTIMSTSPYEKSCHKATCIDDLKVSLERFWNVEELPSEVPDQTMLKNHELEDHFKRHMRIADDGRYIVRIPLRGELNQLGDSIEQAQRRLLSLERKLARHEPTYVEYRKFMREYLELGHMAVVPAGELHKVRYVIPHSCVIKPDSTTTKLRVVFDASAKSSSGISLNDLQAIGPVIQPDLLHIWLYFRTQTVVVTADIAKMYRQVWVAEPDTWMQCILWREKTSDSAQMYRLRTVTYGEAFSSYLACRALYEAGDEVRSLDPKIADAIQRSFYVDNLSLGAATADELRALSSGVERALMNRGMPLRKWASNDPTVINEVPEDHLDATVQIGDRQAIKMLGLAWCPTEDTFQLIIDDDFHLPVSSLTKRCLVARIAKLYDPVGILQPVIVTAKILMQDLWRDNLAWDECVPHHAVDKWNEFTAQLPILRQLHIPRMALPSEAENSILHGFCDASTKAYGCAIYARYVDGNGDRQSRLVCSKSRVAPLKQLTLPRLELQAALLLAELYVRIKDVFGTRIQQTKWWTDSQVVLAWIRSDNSKWDVFVKNRVGKIQTATDANDWHYVPTKLNPADIVSRGLPASKLVRNDTMRFWLNGPDFVVTDLCPQPNIDDVVILEEVAPLPQLLTATVGPECEDLVAQYKYHNSFIKTRRHFAWLNRAIHNFRLKSAMLRATTSCVEKRYGPLLLDELEEGLQLLLRVMQATSFPNETQQMHKLGYVVSKGPLQHLNPIVRNNLICVQGRLANAEMTDGARLPILVPKSHPFSRTIIRYLHEHNFHAGTELVMAEFRTRFWMRDLRRTVIGVLSRCVVCVRARPRQYEQQMGQLPAARVHVSPAFTHTGVDLCGPFDVIPHTKSKRRITVFVCLFVCFTTKAIHLEVVENLSTSAFISALLRFVSLRGRPDAIYSDNGRNFVGAAKELSSLRKAYNNRAFQDELVGLAAEKGIRFSFIPPRSPNFGGLWEANIKTTDSHPRQSMDHRSAHASALLDRSSILLYSRYHPGR, from the exons ATGGCCGATCCACGCGGTCGGTGTGTAACGCCGTCGCGTGGTGTCCAGCGTTCGTGCTCCGTGCCCCGCCCTCGCTTCGTGCCACCATCTtcaggtggtggtggtgcatttCCAGCGATGGCCGATCCACGCGGTCGGTGTGTAACGCCGTCGCGTGGTGTCCAGCGTTCGTGCTCTGTGTTTCCTGCGTCGCACTCCAGCTCAACGACAACTAGCAGCGTCCATAGCTTGGACAATTACGTCTTGTTGGCAACCGTCGCTGTGCTGATTGAGGACGGGATGGGTAAATGGCAACGGATCCGTTGTCTACTTGACTCTGGTTGTCAAATCCAAGCCATCACTGCGACTGCCGCCAAGCGGTTGAAACTAACGCTGCTACCAGGACGTTTAACTTTAATGGGGATTAGTGGTAAACTCCCTGTATCGAACCAAGTCCGGACTAAAGTCATGGCAATTAATGGATCCTACCGTTTTAGCTCCAACTTCTACGTGATACCGGAACTTAGCACGCAACCCATTCGTAGCATCAAGAAGGACGAATTAAAACTTCCAGCTGGAAAACTACTTGCCGACGAGAGCTTTTGCAATCCTGGGCCGATTGACGCCATACTAGGTGCCGGGATATGCTTCGACTCGATTGGGGTAGGATTCCAGCGCCTACCCAACGGCCTTATCTTACAAAACTCCAAATTCGGATGGGTTATTGGAGGTATGCTTCGAACCATCATGTCTACCAGTCCCTACGAGAAGAGTTGCCACAAGGCTACGTGCATCGATGACCTCAAAGTGAGCCTCGAACGGTTTTGGAATGTAGAGGAACTACCGTCTGAAGTTCCGGATCAGACAATGTTGAAGAACCACGAGCTTGAGGATCACTTCAAGCGACATATGAGAATCGCCGATGATGGGCGGTATATCGTCCGCATTCCCCTACGGGGGGAGTTGAACCAACTAGGCGACTCCATCGAGCAGGCTCAGCGACGATTGCTGTCTTTGGAACGAAAGTTGGCCCGGCACGAACCAACCTACGTGGAGTATCGAAAGTTCATGCGCGAGTACCTCGAACTAGGGCACATGGCTGTTGTCCCCGCAGGCGAACTGCATAAGGTTCGCTACGTCATTCCACATTCGTGTGTGATTAAGCCTGACTCCACCACTACCAAGCTTCGTGTAGTCTTTGACGCGAGTGCGAAATCATCCAGCGGGATTTCACTCAATGACCTCCAAGCCATAGGTCCAGTAATTCAGCCGGACCTCCTTCACATATGGTTGTACTTCAGGACGCAGACAGTGGTTGTGACGGCTGACATAGCGAAAATGTACCGCCAAGTCTGGGTAGCTGAACCGGACACCTGGATGCAGTGCATATTATGGCGCGAAAAGACGAGCGATTCCGCACAAATGTACCGGTTACGTACTGTCACGTATGGTGAGGCTTTCTCCTCGTACCTTGCCTGTAGGGCGTTATACGAGGCCGGCGATGAAGTACGGTCACTTGATCCCAAAATCGCCGACGCCATTCAGCGGTCATTCTACGTGGATAACCTGTCCTTGGGTGCTGCAACGGCAGACGAGCTACGTGCGCTTAGTTCCGGTGTGGAACGCGCGCTCATGAATAGAGGGATGCCGCTGCGGAAATGGGCATCCAATGATCCTACAGTAATTAACGAGGTGCCAGAAGATCACCTTGATGCTACGGTGCAAATCGGCGATAGGCAGGCCATCAAAATGCTAGGTTTAGCATGGTGCCCTACCGAGGATACGTTCCAGCTGATCATCGACGACGACTTTCACCTGCCTGTAAGCTCCCTAACCAAGCGATGCCTGGTAGCAAGAATCGCAAAACTGTACGATCCGGTTGGCATCCTGCAGCCTGTGATCGTCACGGCAAAGATCCTCATGCAAGACTTGTGGCGCGACAATCTGGCATGGGATGAGTGTGTACCACATCACGCAGTGGACAAGTGGAATGAGTTTACGGCTCAACTACCAATCCTTCGTCAGCTTCACATCCCAAGAATGGCATTACCAAGCGAAGCTGAAAATAGTATCCTACATGGATTCTGCGATGCTTCAACAAAGGCATATGGATGTGCGATATACGCACGCTATGTGGATGGTAATGGAGACAGGCAGTCGCGACTTGTTTGCTCCAAATCAAGAGTAGCGCCTTTAAAGCAGCTGACGCTGCCTCGATTAGAACTCCAAGCAGCTCTATTGTTGGCAGAACTCTACGTGAGGATAAAGGACGTGTTTGGTACCCGAATCCAACAAACCAAATGGTGGACTGACTCGCAGGTCGTACTTGCCTGGATACGTTCCGACAACTCGAAATGGGACGTCTTCGTGAAAAATCGGGTAGGCAAAATACAGACTGCGACCGACGCCAACGACTGGCATTATGTGCCAACGAAGCTCAATCCTGCGGACATCGTATCTAGAGGACTTCCTGCCAGCAAATTGGTGAGAAATGATACCATGAGGTTCTGGTTAAACGGTCCGGACTTTGTCGTTACAGATTTATGCCCACAGCCTAATATTGATGACGTTGTCATATTAGAAGAGGTTGCACCGCTACCGCAATTGTTAACGGCAACTGTAGGACCGGAATGTGAAGACTTGGTGGCTCAGTACAAGTACCACAACTCCTTCATCAAGACGCGACGACATTTTGCATGGCTAAATAGAGCCATCCACAACTTCCGGCTAAAGTCAGCGATGCTACGGGCAACTACCTCCTGCGTGGAAAAAAGATACGGGCCTCTACTATTGGATGAGTTGGAAGAGGGACTCCAGCTATTACTGCGTGTAATGCAAGCTACGTCCTTCCCaaatgaaacacaacaaatgCATAAACTGGGATACGTTGTTTCTAAGGGACCCCTTCAACACCTTAACCCTATAGTAAGGAATAATCTGATATGCGTACAGGGACGATTGGCGAATGCGGAAATGACGGATGGAGCGAGATTGCCGATTCTAGTACCGAAGTCCCATCCCTTTTCTCGCACCATCATCCGATACTTGCACGAGCACAACTTCCACGCCGGAACGGAACTAGTGATGGCAGAATTTCGGACACGATTCTGGATGCGAGATCTTCGACGAACAGTAATCGGCGTGTTATCCCGATGTGTTGTATGCGTGCGTGCCAGGCCTAGGCAATACGAGCAACAAATGGGTCAACTACCAGCTGCCCGGGTGCACGTGTCTCCTGCTTTTACCCATACGGGTGTGGATTTGTGTGGACCTTTCGACGTAATCCCACATACCAAATCGAAGCGGCGGATTACAGTCTTCGTGTGTCTATTCGTCTGCTTCACGACTAAGGCGATCCACCTGGAAGTGGTTGAAAACCTATCTACGTCTGCTTTCATTTCAGCACTTCTTCGGTTTGTTTCCCTACGTGGGAGACCAGATGCGATCTACTCGGACAACGGCCGCAACTTCGTGGGGGCGGCTAAGGAGTTGAGTTCGCTACGCAAGGCATACAACAATCGCGCCTTCCAGGACGAGCTCGTGGGCTTAGCTGCCGAGAAGGGAATCCGGTTTTCCTTCATCCCACCGCGGAGCCCAAATTTCGGCGGTCTTTGGGAGGCCAATATAAAG ACCACTGACAGCCATCCACGCCAGTCCATGGACCATAGAAGCGCTCACGCCAGCGCACTTCTTGATCGCTCGAGCATCCTTCTCTATTCCCGCTACCATCCAGGACGATGA